aagatattttaatgaaccttgataaccaaacaacatcgacccccattgacttccattgtttggacacaaaaccattgaaacatttctcaaagcatcttcttttgtgttcttaaaaaaagttttaaaaaaaagtgatatACAGGTTTTTAACCACATGGGagtgaaaaaatgatgaaatattttttatgtgtgagtgaactgttcctttaaagtgcATGGAGGTTGATGTTGTCTGTATTGCATTATATTGCGGACTAAAGAGATTTAGCAACGTGAGTGGACTGTGAGTCTCATGAAAGCGACTAGCAAAAAAATTCCAAATAGAAACTGGCTGAACAACTAGAGAGCCGGATGCCAGAGTGAAATGGGTGGGGAGACGGGGAGGAGAAAACATGGGGAGGAGAAAGAGGAGGGCTTCTCTGAACTCTGTGAAGTCCACCTCCCGAAACACACTGTGTGTTTGGATAAAAATGACTCACTGAGGTTTGAGCTGGGTGTGTTTTGTATGGAATCTGTGAATCAGCTTTTTGAAACACAAGAATAAGCTTTGCTAAACTTCAGTGGACTTTAGGGCGACATGAACGGATGAACGGAACGGACGCTGTAGCCTGGCTGTAATAAGATACGGACACCCACAAATAACTGCCAGTGGTCCTGTCGTAGGCAGATAGAGTGGGTGTGTTCGCTGCTTTCAAACTTGTGTTTGTCCAATGATTTTATATGTATGTTGTAATCATTAAccacattctctttctctcgccAGCGTTTTGGAAGTCTTCTCTCAACCGTCAACACAAGACACTTTGTATCCCAGACGGTTCTCTGGTTCAGGAGAGAGCACCAATCTTTGACATCTCACAGATTGAGGATCAAACTGGCTTTTTCCCAAATACTTCAGAAGGTGGGAGAAGTTTCTCCAGTGCTTTGTCTTTTACCAACCCGGTCTTTTATCAACAACAGCATCCCGCTGGAAACACAGCCGTGATTGCAAAAGACCCGACAACAGCCAACTGAAAATCTTGTCCGCCTCCTCCACCCAGACCTCCGCCACCACGTCTTTTGGTTCGTAGACCTTCACCTCCTGGTCCGAGAACTATGCCGTTAAACATTGACTTTAACAGACTCAGCCAGAGATCCAAGTCTAGCTCCAAGGGATCCAAACAATCCTCTTCCAAAAAACCTCCACCACGACCTCCTCAAGCTCCAGATATTGACAGTTACCGCTGCACCATTGCTTTGGACGACGAGACTATCTCTAGAGCCCTGTCTCGAGCCAACCTGCCCCACACTCCCTTAAACCAAACCAACAACAACGTCCTACAGCAATGGACAGGACCTGAAGAGAAAGGACGAAGCTCGAGCGGCCGAAGTTTGTCCACTTCATCATCTGACTCTCTGGATTCTCCTCCAAACCCTCTCCCGTTGAGCCTGTCCCCGAGCGCGGCCCCCGGCCTCTCCACAGACGACAGCAGCGATGAATACAACGAAGAAGAGGAAGACTACGGTGTGGGGCTCGAGAAAGACCTGCATCTCCGGCTTGGTGCTTCCCGCAAGTCAAAGGGAATCATGGCGGTGGAATTAGCGGGGGCTCGTCCGAGATCATTCGTCATCTTACCACAGGCGTTAAGGGGACGCTTCCGGAAGGTCCGAGGTGTCCTCAATGTTCTGGCTACACCTGAGAGACGCATCTTGCTGCGGATCATTGAGCTAGCCCAGGATAAAGGTTCTTACTTTGGGTGTCTGGTGCAAGACTACGTGAGCTTTGTGCAGGAGAATAAAAACTGCCACTCGTCCAGCCAAGATCTTCTGAAGACACTACGACAGTTCATGACCCAGATGAAGGCCTATCTCATACAGAGCTCAGAGATTAACCCACCCATTGAGTCTTACATACCTGAAGACCAGATTGGTAAAACGATTTCTATTCCAATAGTTTTTACTTTCTTTATTGAATaagcatttttaatgtaaactgtgttttaatgcaaatgCCAAAACTACCCAAATAAGAACATGTTTGCATTTGTACAGCAGTGAGATGTGTCCGTTATAGAGAAAAGTGCAGACAGGAAACGATGTGAAAGGTATTGCGAAATGTCACagtctttatttcttttttaacatttctttacCGTTACAGCAGCCGTAAATGATTTCTAAGAAAGTTTATAAAAATGGAAaagttttataaaaaagttctaTAAAAATGGAAAGGTTAAATCAGTTATCTTTCTTGATACATTGATTTTACTGaataatatatattgtatatagtaTATGTGGACCATGgcccacaaaaccagtcataagtagcatttgtagcaatagccaacaatacattgtggtcaaaatgatacatttttctttcatgccaaaaatcattaggatattaagtaaagatcatgttccatgaagatattttgcaaTTTTCTATGGTACAtgtatcaaaactttatttttgtgattggATGCAGCAAAGTCTTGAACAAAAATTTCTggaaacacacatacaaacctgtttcttcgtagcaacggcctgctacagcgcctctgattgACAACCTTAAAGGCGATTTCctcaatatttcgatttttttgattccagattttcaaattgtatgtcggccaaatattgtcctatcctaacaaaccatacatcaatggaaagcggCTGTATATTTGTTTCGAAAAAGGCTGACATCAGAAGCATTGCTTGCAAAATAAGAGTTGTGTTTTTGTCAGCAGAAAGCATGTAaggattttatgattttattgaGCAGCTGTGTAGTGGCACGCAGCCATCCATTAGAAATATGAGTGTATTTAGATGGCTGCTTACAGACATTCAGATGCATTTGAAATAGCTGTCACGTTAAGCTGTTAGTAAAGGAAAATACCTCATTTAGACACTATCAGGGCATTCGAGGTAGGCCTATGTAAAAACAAACCTGAGCAGATTGTGTGAACAGGTTCAAACTTGACTGCTATGGAAATAAATAATGAGCAATAAAAACTGGAACATATTTCCCACAACTTGGCACAAGAATTGCAATCTTTTTGAAATGAGATGGAATTTTGTGTAAAAGGTTCCTAACATccttaaaacatgaaaatggtTCGGACAATTTATAGGTCTCAAGTTTTCTAAAGATGAACCTTCTCTTCAGTTGGGAGGGTTTAGGGCCAATAAACAGAGCCTGAAGGCAGGAATTACAATGCTTGAATATGCCAAAGTTGTGCTTGAATATTAAACCAAAGTCACAGACCTAAACCACACAAAAGCTGTCAATTCCAAAGGTTAAATTCTTATCTCCTTACGTTAGTGTAACTTTTGAAAAGTTTATGTCAAGTTTCACTTCAAGATAAGCTAACAGTTTCCTTgttaatgtttgtgtgttggaATAACCTCTGTCGTTGAATGTCAAGTTTAAATCTTTTTCTAATATTATACATATTCACGTTCTGTAATTGTTTACTTTAATTGATCTGCACTTTCTCAGTCGCTGGCAACTCATCAGAGATCTGTTCTTGTCCTTGTTTGACTTGCCATCAGTGTTTCTGAAAGCTCTCCGTCTTATTTCACAGTAAAGCGTGAAACTGAGACTTGAAGCCAAATATATCTTCAACTTCTCGAGTCAGCTTTCCTAAACATTGTATCtgctaagcatttttgttttttgccctaacaaaaacattatttagaaGGAAAAAGTGtcttaaataaatttaaatagaaTATTGTATTTCAGTTATTATTTCCAACACAATCCAAAACTATTTTACGCGGTGGCTAATTTTTGCTAAtatgtatgaattcatacgatctcattcgtacattttagtatgattAGCTTTCGCTAAGGGGTGGGGCGGGGCTTTACTATTTCTTTTTTCTAGTAATTCTCAACGTACGAATTCATAAGAACTAGTTACGAATTcacgtgagatcaggttggtatTTCATGATAAAGTCTGGCTATAGGCTATCAGGTTTTACCAGGGCAGAGCATTAGTGCCACATATAAATCTTACATTTATGAGAATATAGTCATAATTTTCAAGAATACAGTAAAAATGACAGGAATCATAATCATACTGGTGTGAAATTAAAgttgtaatattttaataacaatgTTGTAATTTAAGTTCAATAGTGGAGAGCTGCCAAAATATTACTTCTTTATTCTTATATTGCTATAAGTGTATTCTCGTACTTTTGACTTTATTCTCCTAATATTATGAATTTAATTTCACAATGCAAATAGACAATAAAAGTTAAATGGTTtacatgaattttatttttatttatgttgttcCAGAGATACAGAACTTTACTTTATTGCATTTGTGTGAATTCACATAAGACAAATCAAATCAGAATGTGTCACATCATgcattaaagaaataaagaccTCTTTGTTTATGAATACAATGTAATTCATGTTTTAACACATAAACACGATGTGTTAAAGCTGTTGAAgctaaaactctctctctctctctgtgtatcAGATGCAGTGTTGGAAAAGGCCATGCACAAATGTGTTCTGAAACCTCTGTACGGTTCGGTGCAGTCGGCCCTGCATGAGTTCCAGGTGGCCAGCGGGTCGTGGCAGCGGCTCCAAGAGAATCTGTCCCTGGCCAAGACCAAAAAACCCAGAGAACTGGGGGCGAACGCAGCCAGGCCACCAGACAGCCACGCCATCCATCGGATCCGCAGAAAACTCACAGCCATGTGCAGGATGCCCTCGCCCGAGAGGAAGATCGTGGTTCTGTTGAAAGTGTGCAAACTCATCTACAGCATTATGCAAGATCAGACAGGTGTGTCTCtagggtttgtttaaatgttttatgggtGTGTGAGCTGTGAACTGTTATATGATGTCTTACTCAAATAATCCGGGTACAGATGACACatgatgttttttctgtttgcatCAGTGCGGCTGTTCGGAGCGGATGATTTTCTGCCCATGTTGACATACGTGTTGGTCCAGTGTGACATGCCTCAGCTGGACACAGAGATCATGTACATGATGGAGCTGATAGATCCACCACTGCTACACGGAGAAGGTGTGTTCACATGTTTTTATACGAATACATGTTCAATACATACTGTTGATCACTGAAAAAAGTGAACCAACTAAAATGGTgaattcttatatttttataacaaaaCCCATCCGTGGTTTGTGTGATACAAGGTTAATcaagtttactaaaactattgAAACATTGCTGCtaattgaaaacaaacaaatagcGGCCTAAATATTGTTTAGAAAAATGAGAAATTTTGTcttagcaataaactgaaataaataaaaaactaagttaaaactgaaataaaaatacatttatatagaaatttagcttaaaaaatacaacaaataaatattaaaattacaaaagcacataacaaaataaaactacaattaCCACAAACACAATATTAAAAGCTAATAAAAAAGATTATACAGCAAGACAGTAAGACTACAGTAAGacctaaaacaaaactataataactctgcatGATAAGATTGTTGTTGTATCACATGGCAAACTTGAGGAATTTTTCAAAACAAGAACAATATTCCTCAAGTGCAACATTTTAAAGtctttcctttcctttcctttcctttcctttcctttcctGGTTTGTTATGACAATCCTCTGTAACGGCTAGCATGTTCCTGTATTctagaaacaaaacaatagagggagttttagatttgttttcCATATTTGACAAACTAGCTAAATTATATTCCCCACAGAGTAATTTCCTCCTGGGTGTGTGTGTCCTGTTCCCACTGAGCTCTTTACAGAAACCCTTTGTGGAAAATACACAGTCACGCAACATATCTGAGGCCAGATTTAACTTATCTGCAGacgtaaagggacagttcatccaaaaataaaaaatctctcATCGTTTATCCATccacatgttgtttaaaacctgtatatgactctttattttgtggaacacaaaagaagatattttgagaaacgtctttgtggttttgtgtctatacgatgaaagtcaatgggtgccattgttgttttgtgaccaactttcttcaagacatcttcttttgtcttgttcagatgacagaaagtcatacaggtttgaaataacatgagggtgaataaacgatgaatTTGTGTAATTTCAAttagtttgattttaaaaacagtgttttacaGATACTTCTTAGTGAATTAAATAAAGGTATATTATAATCAACATTCTCAACACAAGGCATTCTGGTATTGCCACTTTCTAAAATGATGTATGTTTCCTTTGAATTTGACAAAATGAAGTATTgtgtcttaaagggatggttcgcccaaaaatgtaaattctgtcatcatttactccctctcgagttgttccaaaactgtgttaaaatctttgttctgctgaacacaaaagatgttttgaagaatgttggaaactgAACAGTTTTGGGgtaccattaactaccatagtagattttttccctactatggaagtctatAGTGCCCCAGATCGGtctggttacaaacattcttcaaatatctttctttgtgttcagcagaagaaagaaatttacaaaggtttgaaacaacttcaggaagagtattttttttatttttgggtgaactgtcccttttaaaggaacaatacggggtTTTTCAAAACAATGGTActtatccgaatcaaagcaacctcctcgggggtgattttgagacgatctttctctccaacgtctctctgctggaaagtatctccatagatatctgtgagtatctctgctaaaagcctcagtaccgTGGGTCCTAAcacgtctctgctggaaagtctttataatattagcgcaggtcctagctcctgcctgacttttatccttcttttatacttaaaatccacagaccttttattatgtaataaataagacgtcgctgacgacatctttttgtaccaAAAAGgtctttttgtctttttggtGGCCACCGTTGTGTTTGGACTGAGAGATTCGTTGTAAATCTATAATGCAAcactagtggccgctgtaaGGCAACACAGTTTTGCTGTCATGTTTTGGAGCAGCCTTTACATCAGGATTTGTAGTGTTAATAGATTTCATTTCTTTATAGGTGGTTATTACCTCACTAGTGCGTATGGAGCGATGTCACTGATCAAGAACTTTCAGGAAGAGCAAGCTGCCCTAGTCCTCAGTTCAACAACACGCGACACACTCCACCAGTGGCACCAACAGCGCACCGTGCTAAAAAGTCTGCCCTCTGTGGATGACTTTCAGGTATCACCTTGACCCTCCAAACACTTAGGTCTGCATGACTATTCTCACTATTTACAATCTCAATGACATACCAGTCTACATGATTTCTGCATGAATGAGATTAAAAAGCTTTGGCATCTGTTTCTTACACAAAActgattcacccaaaaatggaaattctgtcattgtttactcaccctcatgtcattccaaacctgtatgactttctttcttctgccgaacacaaaagaagatattttgaagaatgtgtgtAAGCGAATAGCGGCGGTACTCAAACTTGCACTGATTTATGTCCGTacgatagaagtgaatgggtaccattgTTGTTCGCTTACCAGAGGgcgaataaatgacagaattttcattaaattTCATTAATGCATTaattggatgaactatcccttatgGATATTTGTGCCcgacagaaaaaataaaatcataaggGTTTCAAACTGTGAGTGAGTTGAagttttggtgaactgtccctttaatatctgtttgtgtatttgtgtttagaATTACTTGCGTGTGGCTTTGCGGAAGGCAGACAGCGGCTGCACAGCTAAAACCCTGCAGGTGCGGCCGTACGCCACCACAGAAGAGGTGTGCCGCCTTTGTGCCCTCAAATTCCACGTGTCCGATCCTGAAACCTACGGCCTGTTTCTCTTTACGGACGACAGCAGCCAGCAGCTGACCGCGGACACGCATCCTCAGTGGATTAAAGCAGAACTGCACAGTCGGCCAAACCCTCCatcttttcattttgtttacagGAGGACACAAACATAAACGGATGCTTTCTTGACCATCAGAATCATGAGAGCTGCCCTAAAGACAAAACCAGCAAGAGAACTGTGTAACAAGTTTCATAAACGCAAGACATTGTGTCAATAGCAGGAGAACAAGGGTGTGACTAAGAAATGTGTACTATATAAAGAAAGATCTGTAAAGAGAGatattgcaaaaaaaaatgcagCATGTACAGTTAGCACTTTTctaaaaatggttttaaaagttCTTTTGGTCACTGAAAGAAGACGAGGCAATAtgataaatgatttgtttggcATTGTCAGTGCTGTAGTATTGATGCCTGAGGCAAATACTGTAGGATTCATTGTTCTCTCATCATTCAATTCTCGATTAAATCTTAAAAGTACATATACGGTTTATCATGTGCACTTCAACAAACCAAATATATaggctttttgtttttaaatgctagAAAAGATATCAGGGATATATGATCTATTTTTGTATTCAGGTTAGTGTTAGTACAGAATGTGGAATCTCTAAGCCCTGTGAGGAAAGCACTTTAAGAATGTGACCTCTATCAGAGATCCAGCGTGATGTGgcttttttctcatttcttaCAACAGTGTGGGATTGTTTTATTGAGACTTTGCAGGTTTCTGAAAAAAGATCACTTTGCTTCTTAACATTTAGCATTTGTGTAGTGCTACTtgaaaaaagtaatatatttttgcaatttATGATGCATTAAGTGCTACGAATatgaatatga
The Triplophysa rosa linkage group LG7, Trosa_1v2, whole genome shotgun sequence genome window above contains:
- the rin2b gene encoding LOW QUALITY PROTEIN: ras and Rab interactor 2 (The sequence of the model RefSeq protein was modified relative to this genomic sequence to represent the inferred CDS: substituted 1 base at 1 genomic stop codon); this translates as MATDSALQPSCMDRSSSYLQLVDAFAHSLGELEQHMVYAQETDEDPHPSLLVQMEVEMSGVCLEYPAADGDVVGTRVSVLDKLIHTHPIWLLLSMDQQEATDILLEQPAGVFLVWRSHVLQKKVLSFHVDETSDCVIHIPVKESQYTFSLEESGISFADLFHLVAFYCISRDILPSILKLPDAIGSAETLSGLHEVAQRGAAFWKSSLNRQHKTLCIPDGSLVQERAPIFDISQIEDQTGFFPNTSEGGRSFSSALSFTNPVFYQQQHPAGNTAVIAKDPTTANXKSCPPPPPRPPPPRLLVRRPSPPGPRTMPLNIDFNRLSQRSKSSSKGSKQSSSKKPPPRPPQAPDIDSYRCTIALDDETISRALSRANLPHTPLNQTNNNVLQQWTGPEEKGRSSSGRSLSTSSSDSLDSPPNPLPLSLSPSAAPGLSTDDSSDEYNEEEEDYGVGLEKDLHLRLGASRKSKGIMAVELAGARPRSFVILPQALRGRFRKVRGVLNVLATPERRILLRIIELAQDKGSYFGCLVQDYVSFVQENKNCHSSSQDLLKTLRQFMTQMKAYLIQSSEINPPIESYIPEDQIDAVLEKAMHKCVLKPLYGSVQSALHEFQVASGSWQRLQENLSLAKTKKPRELGANAARPPDSHAIHRIRRKLTAMCRMPSPERKIVVLLKVCKLIYSIMQDQTVRLFGADDFLPMLTYVLVQCDMPQLDTEIMYMMELIDPPLLHGEGGYYLTSAYGAMSLIKNFQEEQAALVLSSTTRDTLHQWHQQRTVLKSLPSVDDFQNYLRVALRKADSGCTAKTLQVRPYATTEEVCRLCALKFHVSDPETYGLFLFTDDSSQQLTADTHPQWIKAELHSRPNPPSFHFVYRRTQT